A genome region from Alteripontixanthobacter maritimus includes the following:
- the glmM gene encoding phosphoglucosamine mutase, producing the protein MTRKLFGTDGIRGTTNEGVMTATMAMRVAQAAGNHFRRGHHRHRVVIGKDTRLSGYMMESALVAGFTSVGVDVIMTGPLPTPAVALLTREMRADLGVMISASHNPYRDNGLKLFGPDGFKLSDETEAEIEALVELQPELVAAQDIGRARRVDDAPGRYIHGVKQSVSDDIRFDDLKVVVDCANGAAYQVAPSAIWELGAEVIALGVEPNGTNINDGVGSTSLDAVKARVIAEGADIGIALDGDADRLIVIDEKGQTVDGDQIMALIATRAAEKGELRGGGVVATVMSNLGLERYLETQNLTLERAKVGDRYVLEKMKAGGFNIGGEQSGHMIMLDHGTTGDGTVAALRVLASLVRSGKRASEMLHMFEPVPQLLKNVRYDGGDPLGDAKVKAVIADAEAELAGKGRLVIRKSGTEPLIRVMAEGDDSAQVETVVDRICDAVKAAAA; encoded by the coding sequence ATGACACGCAAGCTTTTCGGTACGGACGGTATCCGCGGTACCACGAACGAAGGCGTGATGACCGCCACCATGGCGATGCGGGTGGCGCAGGCCGCAGGCAATCATTTCCGCCGCGGGCACCACCGCCACCGTGTGGTGATCGGCAAGGATACGCGGTTGTCGGGCTACATGATGGAAAGCGCGCTGGTAGCAGGCTTCACCAGCGTGGGCGTGGACGTAATCATGACCGGCCCCCTCCCCACCCCTGCGGTCGCATTGCTAACCCGCGAAATGCGCGCCGATCTCGGCGTGATGATCTCCGCCAGCCACAACCCCTATCGCGACAACGGCTTGAAGCTGTTCGGGCCCGACGGGTTCAAATTGTCGGACGAAACCGAAGCCGAAATCGAGGCGCTGGTCGAACTGCAGCCGGAACTCGTGGCCGCGCAGGACATCGGCCGCGCCCGCCGGGTGGATGACGCGCCGGGACGCTATATCCACGGGGTAAAACAGTCGGTCAGCGATGACATCCGCTTCGATGACCTGAAAGTGGTAGTCGATTGTGCCAATGGCGCGGCCTACCAGGTGGCCCCCAGCGCAATCTGGGAACTGGGCGCGGAAGTGATCGCACTTGGCGTGGAACCCAATGGCACCAACATCAATGACGGCGTCGGCTCGACTTCGCTGGATGCTGTCAAGGCGCGCGTGATCGCGGAAGGGGCGGATATCGGGATCGCCCTGGATGGCGATGCCGACCGGCTGATTGTCATCGACGAGAAAGGTCAGACGGTCGACGGCGACCAGATCATGGCGCTCATCGCCACGCGGGCTGCCGAGAAGGGTGAACTGCGCGGTGGCGGCGTCGTGGCCACAGTGATGAGCAATCTGGGCCTTGAACGATACCTGGAAACACAGAACCTGACGCTGGAACGCGCCAAGGTGGGCGACCGCTATGTGCTGGAAAAGATGAAGGCAGGCGGCTTCAACATCGGTGGGGAGCAATCGGGGCATATGATCATGCTAGATCATGGCACCACGGGGGATGGCACCGTGGCAGCTTTGCGAGTGCTCGCCAGCCTCGTGCGCAGCGGCAAGCGTGCCAGCGAAATGCTGCATATGTTCGAACCGGTGCCGCAATTGCTTAAGAATGTGCGCTATGATGGCGGCGATCCGCTTGGCGATGCCAAGGTGAAGGCAGTCATTGCGGATGCCGAAGCGGAACTTGCGGGCAAGGGGCGTCTCGTCATCCGCAAATCAGGCACCGAACCGCTGATCCGGGTAATGGCGGAAGGCGATGATAGCGCCCAGGTCGAAACCGTGGTGGACCGCATTTGCGACGCCGTGAAAGCAGCCGCCGCTTGA
- the thiD gene encoding bifunctional hydroxymethylpyrimidine kinase/phosphomethylpyrimidine kinase, producing the protein MTDAGQPRTPPRILSIAGSDSSGGAGIQADIKTVTMLGGYAMTAITALTAQNSVGVQAIEPVSPDFVSQQITSCAGDIGIDAVKIGMLATPDVIHAVADALAALRADNAVLPIVLDPVMVATSGARLIEDDAVAAMVQRLFPLATIITPNLPELRALSDDTAPDDAHGPLALDTIAKTAGAIARKHGAHVLAKGGHAEGSEADGDRVFDLLIDPEGRWNSYNHARLETRHTHGSGCTLSSAIATFLGYTMPMEHAVRLARQFVFAAIQNAPGFGAGSGPMGHQAVRNGGG; encoded by the coding sequence GTGACCGACGCCGGGCAACCACGTACGCCGCCACGCATCCTCTCGATCGCGGGATCCGATAGTTCGGGCGGCGCGGGTATTCAGGCGGATATCAAGACCGTCACAATGCTGGGCGGCTATGCCATGACGGCTATCACCGCGCTGACCGCGCAGAATTCGGTCGGTGTGCAAGCAATCGAGCCGGTGTCGCCCGATTTCGTGTCGCAGCAGATAACTTCATGCGCAGGCGACATCGGGATCGATGCGGTCAAGATCGGGATGCTTGCCACTCCGGATGTCATTCATGCGGTAGCTGACGCGCTGGCCGCGCTGCGCGCCGATAATGCGGTCCTGCCGATCGTGCTCGATCCGGTCATGGTCGCAACCTCAGGCGCTCGATTGATCGAAGACGACGCGGTAGCGGCCATGGTTCAACGCCTGTTTCCGCTCGCAACGATCATTACGCCCAACCTTCCCGAATTACGCGCCTTGTCCGACGATACGGCGCCGGATGATGCCCATGGGCCGCTTGCGCTCGATACCATCGCCAAAACGGCGGGAGCGATCGCTCGCAAGCACGGCGCCCATGTGCTTGCCAAAGGCGGTCACGCGGAGGGTAGCGAAGCTGACGGGGACCGGGTGTTCGATCTGTTGATCGATCCGGAGGGGCGCTGGAACAGCTACAACCACGCCCGGCTCGAAACCCGCCACACCCATGGCAGCGGCTGCACGCTATCATCCGCGATCGCGACGTTCCTCGGCTATACGATGCCGATGGAGCACGCCGTCAGGCTGGCCCGGCAATTCGTGTTTGCGGCAATCCAGAATGCGCCGGGTTTTGGCGCTGGCAGCGGCCCGATGGGGCACCAGGCCGTACGGAACGGCGGCGGTTAG
- a CDS encoding Ppx/GppA phosphatase family protein, whose amino-acid sequence MADFTPPDATNRAGKQRGEPSGSVADFRYKSPAEPESAENPGQQLSETVSVEGTQPNGFDAVQTVGGDTIDASDIPPAAHSQQAFPQAQPRRRQAYAALDLGTNNCRLLIARPSGENFTVIDAFSRVVRLGEGLAHSGQLSDEAMERTLGALNVCADKLRKRNVHLARSVATEACRRASNGEAFIERVEQETGIKLDIISAQEEARLAVLGCHILLEEGPGPAIIFDIGGGSTELVLIEPGGPVPRILDWLSVPWGVVSLSDTVGQEQDSRDARLSRYRDMRQLVDDSFTDFAKRIAPTGRTAEHIRLLGTSGTVTTLASLHLELPQYDRRAVDGLIVPSQSMRDISDRLSGLSPAERGELPCIGPDRADLVVAGCAILESILDIWPAPRLGVADRGIREGILRSLMAADVAGEASRRAIQAARI is encoded by the coding sequence ATGGCGGATTTCACTCCGCCGGACGCCACCAACAGGGCTGGCAAACAAAGGGGCGAACCGTCCGGCAGCGTAGCCGACTTTCGCTACAAGAGCCCCGCCGAGCCCGAATCCGCCGAAAATCCCGGCCAGCAGCTTAGCGAAACCGTGTCCGTCGAAGGCACGCAACCGAATGGTTTCGATGCGGTACAAACGGTCGGCGGCGATACGATCGATGCCAGCGACATTCCGCCCGCCGCGCACTCGCAGCAAGCCTTTCCGCAGGCCCAACCGCGCCGCCGGCAGGCTTATGCCGCGCTCGACCTGGGTACGAATAACTGCCGTCTGCTGATCGCGCGACCCTCGGGTGAAAACTTCACGGTGATCGACGCTTTCAGCCGGGTGGTGCGGCTTGGCGAGGGGCTCGCGCATAGCGGCCAGTTAAGCGACGAGGCGATGGAGCGCACTTTGGGTGCGCTCAATGTCTGCGCGGACAAACTACGCAAACGAAATGTTCACCTCGCCCGGTCCGTCGCGACAGAGGCCTGCCGCCGCGCAAGCAACGGCGAAGCATTTATCGAGCGCGTGGAACAGGAAACCGGCATCAAACTGGATATCATTTCTGCCCAGGAAGAAGCGCGCCTGGCCGTTCTCGGCTGCCATATCCTGCTGGAAGAAGGGCCTGGTCCTGCCATCATCTTCGACATTGGCGGCGGCTCTACCGAACTGGTTCTGATCGAACCGGGCGGCCCGGTACCCCGCATTCTCGATTGGCTAAGCGTACCTTGGGGCGTCGTGTCGTTGAGCGATACGGTGGGCCAGGAACAGGACAGCCGCGACGCACGCCTTTCCAGATATCGCGACATGCGACAATTGGTTGATGACAGCTTTACGGATTTCGCGAAGCGCATTGCGCCGACCGGTAGAACAGCCGAGCATATCAGGCTGCTTGGTACCAGCGGCACCGTGACAACCCTCGCCAGCCTGCATCTCGAATTGCCGCAATATGATCGGCGTGCGGTCGATGGCTTGATTGTTCCGTCGCAATCCATGCGCGATATCAGCGACCGCCTGTCAGGCCTGTCACCGGCAGAGCGCGGCGAATTACCATGCATCGGCCCCGACCGCGCGGATCTGGTGGTGGCCGGGTGTGCCATCCTCGAATCCATTTTGGACATCTGGCCCGCACCCCGGCTGGGAGTTGCCGACCGCGGCATTCGCGAAGGCATCCTGCGCAGCCTGATGGCGGCCGACGTGGCTGGTGAAGCAAGCCGCCGCGCTATTCAGGCAGCGCGTATCTGA
- a CDS encoding LOG family protein, whose amino-acid sequence MSDKRSTPDLSDRKFYPAEEEAAFSKSAPPVTPQTQHPAYKLAFQDRDFLLRDELRPVRFQLELLKPEMLLDEAGVGSTLVMYGSARIPSPEAAKVALSTLDKLEGRDRVIAENLAKKAKYYHEAYRLAKLVSEKSIIEDGKRQFVVTSGGGPSIMEAANKGASEAGAESIGLNIVLPHEQAPNPYVTPYLSFQFHYFALRKMHFLLRARAVAVFPGGFGTFDEFFELLTLIQTGKMKPIPILLFGKEFWNRVVDFEAIADEGTISHDDLDLIEWCETAEEGWDAIERFYGLDKSRD is encoded by the coding sequence ATGAGCGATAAAAGATCAACGCCCGACCTGTCTGACCGGAAATTCTATCCAGCGGAGGAAGAGGCGGCATTCTCCAAGTCCGCTCCGCCGGTCACCCCCCAAACGCAGCATCCAGCTTACAAGCTGGCATTTCAGGACCGCGACTTTCTATTGCGCGATGAATTGCGCCCCGTCCGGTTCCAGCTGGAATTGCTCAAGCCGGAAATGCTGCTGGACGAAGCGGGTGTGGGATCGACGCTGGTGATGTACGGATCGGCCCGCATTCCCTCACCCGAGGCGGCGAAGGTTGCGCTTTCCACGCTCGACAAGCTGGAGGGACGGGACCGGGTGATTGCGGAGAACCTGGCCAAGAAAGCAAAATATTATCACGAGGCGTACCGGCTGGCCAAGCTGGTTAGCGAAAAGTCCATTATCGAGGATGGCAAACGGCAATTCGTAGTAACGTCTGGTGGTGGTCCATCGATTATGGAAGCTGCCAATAAGGGCGCTAGCGAGGCTGGGGCGGAGAGTATTGGGCTGAACATCGTCCTGCCGCACGAACAGGCACCCAATCCTTATGTGACGCCCTATCTCAGCTTCCAGTTCCATTATTTCGCGTTGCGCAAGATGCATTTCCTGCTGCGCGCGCGGGCCGTGGCGGTGTTCCCGGGAGGGTTCGGCACGTTCGACGAGTTTTTCGAATTGCTTACGCTGATCCAGACCGGAAAGATGAAGCCAATCCCGATTTTGTTATTCGGTAAGGAGTTCTGGAACCGGGTAGTGGATTTCGAAGCGATCGCGGACGAAGGCACGATAAGCCATGATGATCTCGATCTGATCGAATGGTGCGAGACCGCCGAAGAGGGGTGGGACGCGATCGAAAGGTTTTACGGTCTGGACAAGAGCCGGGACTAA
- a CDS encoding RlmE family RNA methyltransferase, translating into MARSGSNPDRRVKTAKKRTASSAAWLQRQLNDPYVKRAKQDGYRSRAAYKLLGLDERFTFLRGTKRVVDLGITPGGWSQVVRRANPRAAVVGIDILPTDAIEGVTIFEMDFMDDKAPAALTDTLDGSPDLVLSDMAANTVGHKQTDHLRTMALVEAAAWFAVETLEQGGTFVAKVLAGGTDKELLTLLKQHFRTVKHAKPPASRKGSSEWYVVAQGFKGRRETGEDAEQS; encoded by the coding sequence ATGGCCCGTTCCGGCAGCAACCCAGACCGCCGTGTTAAGACAGCCAAAAAGCGGACCGCATCGTCCGCCGCGTGGCTACAGCGGCAATTGAACGATCCTTACGTCAAACGCGCTAAGCAGGACGGCTATCGCAGCCGCGCCGCTTACAAACTGTTGGGATTGGACGAACGGTTCACGTTTCTGCGCGGGACGAAGCGCGTGGTTGATCTGGGTATCACGCCCGGCGGTTGGAGCCAGGTCGTGCGGCGCGCCAATCCGCGTGCAGCAGTGGTCGGGATCGATATCCTGCCTACCGATGCAATCGAGGGCGTGACCATCTTCGAGATGGATTTCATGGACGACAAGGCACCAGCCGCGCTGACCGATACGCTGGACGGCTCACCCGATCTGGTGCTGTCGGATATGGCGGCCAACACCGTCGGCCATAAGCAGACCGATCATCTCAGGACCATGGCGCTCGTGGAGGCTGCCGCCTGGTTTGCGGTCGAAACATTGGAACAAGGCGGCACGTTTGTCGCCAAGGTCTTGGCAGGCGGGACCGACAAGGAATTGCTCACTTTGTTGAAGCAGCATTTCCGAACTGTGAAGCACGCCAAGCCGCCGGCCAGCCGCAAGGGTTCGTCGGAATGGTATGTGGTGGCGCAGGGCTTTAAAGGTCGCCGAGAAACCGGCGAAGATGCAGAGCAGTCCTGA
- a CDS encoding AI-2E family transporter — protein MTDAPATPTQTDPSATGGGIGADEASLAGFEGPSPRASRRLAFAQQELRLISALVLLLGLGLFLALPFVLSIGSVVFLPVTVAVILTIVLSPLADRLAGLGLPNVLSSLSAILLFFALLMLSLTLILQPAAALFDRLPDMVKLVGSRFAELRDQFGWLAKMNEELAEVMGGSGTKVVLAGPSVLQTLALETPSVILGVLITFLMAFFMIEARVRMRRHLLFDRASFGSSIKAARVLREVQDRVAAYILTVAFINAGVGVVTGLGAWAIGLEAPVMWGGLAMMLNFVPYIGPLAMVALLGLFGIGTSETLIWGFVPAALYLGLHTVEANVITPSILGARFTMNPVMILIAFSYFSWIWGVFGALLSVPILLMLTAFFDHVGRPNLVGFIFGEPLFANNILAVGGTPEEPAST, from the coding sequence ATGACCGATGCGCCTGCAACTCCAACGCAAACCGATCCATCTGCCACTGGCGGCGGTATCGGCGCGGACGAAGCCAGCCTCGCAGGCTTTGAGGGTCCGTCACCACGTGCCAGCCGCCGGCTGGCCTTCGCCCAACAGGAACTGCGCCTTATTTCAGCGCTGGTGCTTCTGCTGGGATTGGGACTGTTCCTCGCCCTGCCCTTCGTGCTGTCGATCGGGTCGGTCGTGTTCCTGCCGGTCACGGTCGCGGTTATTCTCACCATTGTTTTGTCCCCGTTGGCTGACAGGCTAGCGGGACTTGGCCTGCCCAACGTGCTTTCGTCGCTGTCGGCTATCTTGCTGTTCTTTGCGCTCTTGATGCTGTCGCTAACGCTTATCCTGCAACCGGCTGCGGCGTTGTTCGACAGACTGCCGGATATGGTCAAGCTCGTGGGATCACGCTTTGCCGAACTGCGCGATCAATTTGGCTGGCTTGCCAAGATGAATGAGGAACTGGCAGAGGTAATGGGCGGATCCGGTACCAAGGTGGTGCTGGCGGGACCATCCGTCCTCCAGACGCTCGCCCTTGAAACGCCCAGTGTGATTTTGGGCGTCCTGATCACGTTCCTGATGGCGTTTTTCATGATCGAAGCGCGTGTACGGATGCGCCGGCATCTGTTGTTCGACCGCGCCAGTTTCGGTAGTTCGATCAAGGCGGCACGTGTGCTGCGCGAAGTACAAGATCGGGTCGCAGCGTATATTCTCACAGTGGCGTTCATCAATGCAGGGGTGGGAGTTGTGACAGGTCTGGGAGCGTGGGCCATCGGGCTGGAGGCGCCGGTCATGTGGGGCGGCCTGGCCATGATGCTGAACTTCGTGCCCTATATCGGACCGCTCGCGATGGTCGCCCTGCTCGGGCTGTTCGGGATCGGTACCAGTGAGACACTAATCTGGGGCTTCGTTCCGGCTGCACTGTATCTAGGCCTGCATACGGTAGAAGCCAACGTCATCACACCGTCGATCCTGGGCGCGCGATTTACCATGAATCCGGTTATGATCCTTATCGCCTTTTCCTATTTTTCATGGATATGGGGAGTTTTCGGCGCGCTTCTATCGGTCCCGATCTTGCTGATGCTGACGGCTTTTTTCGATCATGTCGGACGCCCGAACCTTGTAGGTTTCATCTTCGGCGAGCCGTTATTCGCCAACAACATCCTCGCAGTCGGTGGGACGCCGGAGGAACCTGCGAGCACTTAA
- a CDS encoding dicarboxylate/amino acid:cation symporter, whose amino-acid sequence MTEIERDGKATETGGGLNDNAGKLVQIRLPLWWTFGGLVAGLLAGWLLVGMAEESPLLMGAKLIGELWLRALQMTIIPLVAALLIVGIAKLIEAARAGAIARRMLALVFGMLLFSGIASAILMPLLLDMFPPPDAASAILDTDAVEPQAVPGLVEFLRSLIAPNIIGAAADTAMLPLTIFFAIFAVALTRLPGSQKTVLLRFFHALANTMLIIIGWVLWLAPLGVFALAIGVSVKAGGGAFVALAHYILTVSAMGLVVLVAAYLLGILGGRTSPVRFVRAMLPAQAVAISTQSSLASLPAMLSSARTLKLHEETADFVLPLSVAIFRATSPAMNLAVAIYIATLAGIELGPVVLMAGVAVAFIISIGSVSLPGSISFVISIGPIAIAMGIPVEPLALLVAVEMIPDIMRTFANVTADVAVTASSDRKRSATVHPAPQLN is encoded by the coding sequence TTGACCGAGATTGAGCGAGACGGGAAAGCAACCGAAACTGGCGGTGGTCTGAATGACAATGCCGGTAAATTGGTGCAGATCCGGCTGCCGCTCTGGTGGACATTCGGCGGGCTGGTAGCAGGATTACTGGCAGGGTGGCTGCTCGTCGGGATGGCTGAGGAAAGCCCGCTCCTGATGGGGGCGAAGCTGATTGGCGAGTTGTGGCTACGCGCGCTTCAGATGACGATCATACCGTTGGTGGCTGCATTGCTGATCGTCGGCATAGCGAAATTGATCGAGGCAGCGCGCGCAGGTGCGATAGCCCGAAGGATGCTTGCGCTGGTGTTCGGCATGCTCCTGTTCAGCGGTATCGCAAGTGCGATATTGATGCCGTTGCTGCTGGATATGTTTCCGCCGCCAGATGCCGCGTCCGCCATTCTCGATACAGATGCTGTAGAGCCGCAGGCCGTACCCGGTCTGGTCGAGTTTTTGCGGTCCTTGATCGCGCCGAACATTATCGGCGCCGCGGCGGACACCGCCATGCTTCCGCTGACAATCTTCTTCGCCATCTTCGCGGTGGCGCTGACCCGACTTCCCGGTTCGCAGAAGACGGTGCTGCTGCGGTTCTTCCACGCGCTCGCCAACACCATGCTGATCATCATCGGCTGGGTGCTGTGGCTGGCCCCGCTTGGTGTGTTTGCACTCGCCATCGGCGTATCCGTCAAGGCGGGCGGGGGCGCGTTCGTGGCGTTGGCGCATTATATCCTGACCGTGTCGGCTATGGGGCTGGTGGTGCTGGTCGCAGCCTATCTCCTCGGTATTTTGGGCGGACGAACCAGCCCGGTCCGTTTTGTTCGCGCCATGTTACCAGCGCAGGCGGTGGCTATTTCTACGCAAAGCTCGCTCGCAAGTCTGCCCGCAATGCTATCGAGTGCACGAACGTTGAAACTGCACGAGGAGACGGCGGATTTCGTGCTGCCGCTATCGGTCGCGATTTTCCGAGCGACCAGTCCTGCAATGAACCTGGCTGTCGCGATCTACATCGCGACTTTGGCCGGGATCGAACTAGGTCCGGTAGTCCTGATGGCCGGCGTTGCAGTTGCTTTCATCATCTCCATCGGATCGGTCAGCCTGCCGGGCTCCATCAGCTTCGTCATTTCGATCGGCCCGATTGCGATCGCCATGGGTATTCCAGTGGAGCCGCTTGCTTTATTGGTCGCGGTCGAGATGATCCCTGACATCATGCGGACTTTCGCCAATGTAACCGCCGATGTTGCGGTAACGGCGTCGTCGGACCGGAAACGCTCCGCCACAGTGCATCCCGCCCCACAACTAAACTAG
- a CDS encoding DUF1272 domain-containing protein translates to MLAMHPDCERCGADLSAAVSGAFICSFECTFCASCAEKLDDRCPNCGGELMDRPTRTGDALENYPASTTRKFTR, encoded by the coding sequence ATGCTGGCGATGCATCCCGATTGCGAACGCTGCGGCGCGGACTTGTCCGCCGCGGTATCCGGCGCCTTCATATGCAGCTTCGAATGTACATTCTGCGCGTCCTGCGCGGAAAAGCTCGACGACAGATGCCCGAATTGTGGCGGTGAGCTGATGGACCGGCCCACGAGAACCGGCGACGCGCTGGAGAATTATCCCGCATCCACCACCCGGAAGTTCACCAGGTGA
- a CDS encoding superoxide dismutase, whose amino-acid sequence MAFNVTPLPYSDDALSPAVSAETLSYHHGKHHQAYIDKTNKAIEGTDHSDKSLEDIIGAARGSDQGLFNNAAQSWNHGFYWHSMTGDSKSPSDELKSMIDDSFGSVDDLTSKLQDRGAGHFASGWVWLVEKGGKLSIEETHDGDTLADKNGINPLLVIDLWEHAYYLDHQNKRPAYLKAVTENKLNWGFASDNLARGTTWSYAS is encoded by the coding sequence ATGGCTTTCAACGTAACCCCGCTGCCCTATTCCGACGACGCGCTTTCGCCCGCCGTTTCTGCCGAGACGCTGTCGTACCACCACGGCAAGCATCACCAGGCCTATATCGACAAGACCAACAAGGCGATCGAAGGAACCGACCATTCCGACAAGTCGTTGGAAGACATCATCGGGGCCGCACGTGGCAGCGACCAAGGTCTGTTCAACAACGCGGCGCAAAGCTGGAACCATGGTTTCTACTGGCACTCCATGACCGGCGACAGCAAAAGCCCGTCGGACGAGCTGAAGAGCATGATCGATGACAGCTTCGGTTCGGTCGATGATCTTACTTCCAAACTGCAGGACCGCGGTGCCGGCCATTTCGCCAGCGGTTGGGTTTGGTTGGTGGAAAAGGGCGGCAAGCTCTCGATCGAGGAAACCCATGATGGTGATACCCTCGCTGATAAGAACGGCATAAACCCGCTTCTCGTAATCGATCTATGGGAACATGCGTATTACCTTGATCACCAGAACAAACGCCCCGCCTATCTGAAGGCGGTCACCGAGAATAAGCTGAACTGGGGCTTCGCCAGCGACAATCTGGCGCGCGGCACCACGTGGAGCTACGCTTCGTAA